From one Diprion similis isolate iyDipSimi1 chromosome 7, iyDipSimi1.1, whole genome shotgun sequence genomic stretch:
- the LOC124407937 gene encoding von Willebrand factor D and EGF domain-containing protein-like: protein MAVQVNLRIVIVFTVFSTVKSSVQQDSHLLVPRKTGSTKGFYNILQRATYLEKTQRYGEETFLHNGYRDNPKTRSLTKRSKDGDCSADHFTRDSVHKNCLKPCSPDNCINGKCEGLTECKCNDGYIKSQTNSFICHPKCRPCQSGECNESQLCTCDEGYRLSSNQRTCEPICNEKRCNGKVCIYPESCKEDLTKNNVTYGQFCNAKCEFGECVGPNTCKCFDGYRKNEYGQCFVLNCTKKCGYGRCVVPDTCKCEDGYTKNKNGQCTRPTCKPECKFATCTGPNYCKCLPGYEKVFENATTCNPVCKGCGKGTCVGPETCHCDKGFGNPKNNKGSCIACESKCKHGRCSNKRCDCSPDWTGKSCTESLLCVIKNPHNYTHITNAQGDSRGTNYTTNDYQIMTDRPICKPECFDQLKYGSIKLVERPEQMDDLIMIDAPTRFMANEYTEENTLPMATGSGR from the exons ATGGCGGTTCAAGTCAACTTGAGGATAGTGATAGTGTTTACCGTGTTTTCAACGGTAAAATCAAGTGTTCAACAAGATAGCCACCTTTTAGTACCTAGAAAGACTGGCAG tacGAAAGGATTTTATAACATTTTACAGCGCGCGACTTACCTAGAAAAAACACAGCGTTATGGTGAGGAAACATTTCTCCATAATGGCTACAGAGACAATCCGAAGACAAGAAGTTTGACGAAACGTTCGAAAGACGGTGATTGCTCTGCTGACCACTTTACGAGAGACAGCGTccacaaaaattgtttgaaaccCTGTTCACCGGACAACTGCATTAACGGAAAGTGCGAGGGTCTCACCGAATGCAAGTGTAACGACGGATACATCAAGTCCCAAACCAATAGCTTCATCTGCCATCCAAAGTGCAGGCCCTGCCAGTCTGGGGAATGCAATGAGTCGCAACTCTGTACCTGCGACGAAGGTTACAGATTAAGTTCGAACCAACGAACTTGCGAACCGATATGTAATGAGAAACGATGTAATGGAAAAGTTTGCATCTATCCGGAATCCTGCAAAGAGGATCTAACTAAAAACAACGTTACATACGGTCAGTTTTGTAATGCGAAGTGTGAATTTGGCGAATGCGTTGGTCCTAATACGTGCAAATGCTTCGACGGTTACCGTAAGAATGAATATGGTCAGTGTTTCGTTTTAAATTGCACGAAAAAATGTGGATATGGCAGATGCGTTGTACCTGATACCTGCAAGTGCGAGGACGGCtacacgaaaaataaaaatggccaGTGCACTCGTCCAACGTGCAAACCAGAGTGCAAATTTGCAACATGTACCGGTCCCAATTACTGTAAGTGTCTTCCGGGGTACGAGAAAGTCTTTGAGAATGCGACAACCTGCAATCCGGTCTGTAAAGGATGCGGCAAGGGTACCTGCGTTGGCCCTGAGACTTGCCACTGCGATAAAGGATTCGGCAATCccaaaaataataaaggaaGCTGCATTGCATGCGAGTCGAAGTGTAAGCATGGCAGGTGCTCTAATAAAAGATGCGATTGCTCTCCTGATTGGACGGGGAAATCCTGTACCGAGTCACTTTTGTGCGTCATCAAGAATCCTCATAACTATACACACATAACAAA TGCGCAGGGAGATTCGAGAGGAACGAATTATACAACGAATGACTATCAAATTATGACGGACCGACCAATTTGTAAGCCGGAATGTTTCGACCAACTCAAGTATGGCAGTATAAAGCTCGTTGAAAGACCCGAGCAAATGGACGATCTGATTATGATCG ACGCACCGACGCGATTTATGGCCAACGAATACACCGAGGAAAATACACTTCCTATGGCCACTGGGAGTGGTAGGTGA
- the LOC124408068 gene encoding LOW QUALITY PROTEIN: uncharacterized protein LOC124408068 (The sequence of the model RefSeq protein was modified relative to this genomic sequence to represent the inferred CDS: substituted 1 base at 1 genomic stop codon), which yields MTVAVIFLIAIAFLTACIVDGEKLRGDRDAICIRTISKNESHYVPYLETYRQHVLRGFRIRVRTNFRQEYHTVYSTEAACCEGYSNVNDVCIPMCSGSCDNGKCVKPEVCECDMNYKLDFFGQKCDPVCRTSCNFGSCTAPDVCTCNDGYSPTDVWHNCQPVCSFECKNGYCVEPEVCACHEGYEKNGTTECLPVCERPCVNGQCVAPDSCQCDDSFQKSRDDVFTCEPTCKPSCVFGSCTAPDVCTCDIGYTVVPGSNFTCTPVCNETCVFGTCIAPDTCSCIDGYVLSTGSNYLCEPVCEEECLRGKCVAPQVCECIDGHVMNGSKCVPFCDPECVNGLCDSPGICKCLQGFVKANDNDSNVCEAFCEKCVNGSCIAPEECRCDPGFLMDYNDPGTCVKACIPECVNGFCTAQGCQCRDGWGGQSCAESLFCIVREPIEDEILEVESQIVDEYETLNSTRKVNRNSTETRVERPACSERCIAEIKSSVDNFTDNWRKEVLHFFHVDSPCNVVSAQAGISKTYTSVIGGVIGIILCSTVVYGVYLTKIKRKPKSPINTLYALISXLVPKNAYTWKKWMMNPAASLNPSQEGITMRTLPIILSIAMQFIAVSTLQIKTLRGGPRAVCKISLSSRMPHYVPYHEYYHDTDYRLGFIFNRRPRLRTNYRMRPYMWRSIEDTCCVGYTDVNGTCKPRCLLGCENGYCAKPYTCECNEGYTKLTLLSKCLPACEKSCLFGKCTAPNTCTCNEGYEWNAEDKTCEPKCPSGCENGWCTSPGNCTCYVGYAKSDDNKCLPTCSPKCVNGKCVGPNVCGCDEGFEPSKLNVFTCEPRCSKTCVFGNCTAPEKCTCNDGFELGSDGHTCKPVCGFPCHHGRCAAPDVCECNPGFEKNEHDQCVPACKIPCETRCIAPDICSPCKDGFQLSESGGNQSVCEPICEQGCFLGTCVAPGVCECRAGYRLVNRTCEPVCAKDCENGFCAEPDVCRCDPGYNETQDGRCNPVCESSCVNGRCVRPDECECKEGFQRSQDDVFTCEPRCEPPCAFGACVSPNVCECGAGFKLDDDTKDCQPVCTKPCVNGFCGSPDSCECFEGYEKSDVKSNICEPVCEKCVNGSCVAPGQCECQGLFVKDEQDPGICRLTCQPRCIHGSCALDRSCLCSLGWTGSSCDQPLFCVIALPDHGNSVQGMSKLPAFNGTTVTSESPGNEWGVPSCRSGCSNEVANLTINLTKFSMDTVYHFISIDSSCNILTLHTKTSKAHSSAIGAGIGVLIFAMVVCAAYVTRRKWKPRQMVKSGSTQCIWDDSSRNTLEDA from the exons ATGACAGTTgcagtgatttttttaatcgcgATCGCATTTCTTACAGCATGTATCGTGGATGGTGAAAAACTGCGGGGAGATAGGGacgctatatgtatacggaCTATCAG CAAGAACGAATCCCACTACGTTCCGTACCTCGAGACGTACAGACAGCACGTACTGCGAGGCTTTCGCATCAGGGTCCGGACGAACTTCAGACAGGAG TACCACACCGTCTACTCGACGGAGGCAGCATGCTGCGAGGGTTACAGCAACGTGAACGACGTGTGCATACCGATGTGCTCGGGTTCGTGCGATAATGGAAAGTGCGTTAAACCAGAAGTGTGCGAATGCGATATGAACTACAAGCTtgattttttcggtcaaaaGTGCGATCCGGTTTGCCGTACCTCCTGCAATTTCGGAAGTTGCACAGCCCCGGATGTCTGCACCTGCAACGACGGCTACAGTCCTACAGATGTCTGGCACAACTGCCAACCAGTCTGCTCCTTCGAGTGCAAAAACGGGTACTGCGTTGAACCGGAAGTCTGCGCTTGCCATGAAGGCTACGAGAAGAATGGTACCACAGAATGCCTTCCGGTCTGCGAACGACCTTGCGTAAACGGGCAGTGCGTTGCCCCGGATTCATGCCAGTGTGACGACAGCTTCCAGAAATCTCGGGACGACGTTTTCACCTGTGAACCAACCTGCAAACCATCCTGCGTTTTCGGCTCCTGCACCGCCCCCGACGTGTGTACCTGCGACATAGGCTACACCGTAGTTCCAGGGTCTAATTTCACCTGCACCCCGGTCTGCAACGAGACGTGTGTCTTTGGAACATGCATCGCACCTGACACGTGCTCCTGCATCGATGGCTACGTACTAAGCACGGGTTCCAATTACCTTTGCGAGCCGGTCTGCGAGGAGGAATGTCTTCGAGGAAAGTGCGTCGCTCCTCAGGTCTGCGAGTGCATTGATGGTCACGTTATGAATGGGTCCAAGTGCGTGCCCTTCTGCGATCCTGAGTGCGTCAATGGACTCTGCGATAGTCCTGGTATCTGCAAGTGTCTTCAGGGATTTGTCAAGGCCAATGATAACGACTCTAACGTCTGCGAAGCTTTCTGCGAAAAGTGCGTCAATGGATCTTGTATAGCTCCAGAAGAGTGCAGGTGCGATCCTGGCTTCCTCATGGACTATAATGATCCCGGGACCTGTGTCAAGGCCTGTATTCCCGAGTGCGTCAACGGCTTTTGCACTGCCCAAGGCTGCCAATGCCGAGATGGATGGGGAGGTCAATCCTGCGCGGAGTCTCTTTTCTGCATCGTCAGAGAACCGATCGAGGACGAGATCCTCGAAGTGGAAAG CCAAATCGTCGATGAATACGAGACACTCAATTCCACTCGAAAAGTAAATCGAAACTCGACGGAAACGCGGGTTGAGAGACCAGCGTGCAGCGAACGGTGCATCGCTGAAATCAAGAGCAGCGTTGACAACTTTACTGATAATTGGAGGAAAGAAGTATTGCACTTTTTTCACGTTG ATTCACCGTGCAACGTTGTCTCAGCCCAGGCTGGTATCTCCAAGACTTACACCAGCGTGATAGGCGGGGTGATCGGTATAATACTGTGCTCGACGGTCGTTTACGGTGTTTATTTAACGAAGATAAAGCGGAAGCCAAAGTCACCGATTAAC ACTCTTTACGCTCTGATTTCATAGCTGGTTCCGAAGAATGCGTATACGTGGAAGAAATGGATGATGAATCCTGCAGCATCGCTCAATC CTTCGCAGGAGGGAATTACAATGCGGACGTTGCCAATTATTCTGTCTATCGCGATGCAGTTTATCGCCGTTTCGACGCTGCAAATAAAAACTCTACGGGGAGGTCCTCGTGCCGTGTGCAAAATCAGTCTCAG TTCTAGGATGCCCCATTACGTTCCATACCACGAGTATTATCATGATACAGATTATAGGCTTGGGTTCATTTTCAATCGACGACCAAGGTTGCGTACCAACTACAGAATGAGG CCTTACATGTGGCGGTCAATAGAAGATACATGCTGCGTTGGTTACACCGATGTGAATGGTACTTGCAAGCCACGCTGCCTATTGGGATGCGAGAATGGCTACTGCGCCAAGCCGTATACGTGCGAGTGCAACGAGGGCTACACAAAGCTTACTCTTTTGTCAAAATGCCTTCCGGCCTGCGAGAAGTCCTGCCTTTTCGGAAAGTGCACCGCTCCAAACACCTGCACCTGCAACGAGGGTTACGAGTGGAACGCCGAGGACAAGACTTGCGAACCCAAGTGTCCTTCTGGTTGCGAAAACGGATGGTGCACTAGCCCCGGCAATTGCACCTGCTACGTCGGTTACGCGAAGAGCGACGATAACAAGTGTCTTCCGACGTGCAGCCCTAAGTGTGTCAACGGAAAGTGCGTCGGGCCCAACGTCTGCGGCTGCGACGAAGGCTTCGAGCCGTCGAAACTGAATGTCTTTACCTGCGAGCCACGCTGCAGCAAAACTTGCGTCTTTGGGAACTGCACCGCGCCGGAAAAGTGCACTTGCAATGACGGCTTCGAGCTTGGTTCTGACGGTCACACGTGCAAACCGGTCTGTGGATTCCCCTGCCATCATGGACGATGCGCAGCGCCTGACGTCTGCGAGTGCAATCCaggtttcgagaaaaacgagcACGACCAGTGCGTTCCGGCCTGCAAAATCCCGTGCGAAACGCGTTGTATCGCTCCCGATATTTGCAGCCCCTGCAAAGACGGCTTTCAACTATCCGAAAGCGGTGGAAACCAGTCCGTCTGCGAGCCTATCTGCGAGCAGGGGTGCTTCCTCGGCACCTGCGTGGCTCCCGGAGTATGCGAATGCCGCGCAGGCTACCGCTTAGTCAATCGTACCTGCGAACCGGTCTGCGCGAAGGACTGCGAAAACGGCTTCTGCGCAGAGCCCGACGTCTGCCGATGCGATCCGGGATACAACGAGACCCAGGATGGCAGGTGCAACCCCGTTTGCGAGTCGTCCTGCGTCAACGGACGGTGCGTTAGGCCTGACGAGTGCGAGTGCAAGGAGGGCTTCCAGCGATCCCAGGACGACGTCTTCACTTGTGAACCACGCTGCGAGCCACCCTGTGCCTTCGGTGCTTGTGTCAGTCCCAATGTCTGCGAATGTGGCGCTGGGTTTAAGCTCGATGATGATACTAAGGACTGTCAACCTGTATGTACGAAGCCGTGTGTCAACGGGTTTTGTGGCAGTCCTGACAGTTGCGAGTGCTTTGAAGGATATGAGAAGTCTGATGTGAAGTCGAACATCTGTGAGCCTGTCTGTGAAAAGTGCGTCAATGGCTCCTGCGTTGCTCCTGGCCAGTGCGAGTGCCAAGGTCTTTTTGTCAAGGACGAGCAGGACCCTGGAATCTGTCGACTCACCTGCCAGCCACGCTGCATCCATGGCTCTTGCGCTCTTGATCGGTCATGTCTGTGCTCTCTTGGATGGACAGGGAGCTCTTGCGATCAGCCATTGTTCTGTGTTATCGCTTTGCCAGATCACGGAAACTCTGTTCAGGGAATGAG CAAGCTTCCGGCATTTAATGGAACCACGGTCACGAGTGAAAGCCCTGGAAATGAGTGGGGCGTACCATCGTGTCGATCAGGATGTTCCAACGAGGTTGCCAACCTGACAATTaacttgacaaaattttccatGGACACGGTTTACCACTTCATATCCATTG ACTCATCGTGCAACATCCTCACTCTTCATACGAAGACCTCGAAAGCGCACAGCAGCGCGATAGGAGCTGGAATTGGAGTTTTAATATTCGCTATGGTTGTTTGTGCAGCATACGTCACGAGAAGAAAATGGAAACCGAGGCAAATGGTGAAAA gTGGATCGACACAGTGCATATGGGATGACAGCTCAAGAAATACTCTGGAGGATgcgtaa
- the LOC124408065 gene encoding von Willebrand factor D and EGF domain-containing protein-like, whose translation MQRLIVFAFVFLALVASALAFQGVKTGGGRKIGGINSANSSSSNNTGLCYMRVPYSHWVALNGTNTTSRPVSPLPRYPSLQGNQPWVTLVDCCEGFVRNGTSDNCIAYCDRGCEGGRCTGPNICSCDPGWAAENGVCKPVCSRPCRPHAYCFSPEQCICQLGYMSDGKDQCKPICPGGCTNGDCIAPRTCRCKPGYTLTDLKQCVPTCEGGCPHGECTAPGVCTCYTGYVNPPGETEACIAHCPDGCLNGECTSPGVCTCRPGMTQDSSGRCIAQCDGGCPNGYCVGHNKCECNSGFVLDPATGRCSGTCQHPCLNGECTGANVCTCKQGYVLDSSDPTRSRCVAFCPNGCPNGVCSGPNFCICSPGFIKDRGVKGRQRCVPRN comes from the exons ATGCAAAGACTGATCGTTTTCGCCTTCGTCTTTCTGGCGCTCGTGGCCTCGGCCCTTGCTTTTCAAGGTGTGAAAACCGGCGGAGGACGGAAAATCGGTGGTATAAATTCTGCCAATTCGTCATCGTCGAATAATACCGGACTTTGCTACATGAGAGTGCC GTACAGTCATTGGGTTGCTCTTAATGGAACGAACACAACAAGTCGCCCAGTGTCACCATTGCCGAGGTATCCTTCTCTG CAGGGCAATCAGCCCTGGGTGACGTTGGTCGACTGCTGCGAGGGTTTCGTGCGAAATGGTACATCAGATAACTGCATTGCCTACTGCGATCGTGGCTGCGAAGGTGGACGATGTACAGGGCCAAACATTTGCTCCTGCGATCCAGGCTGGGCAGCCGAAAACGGGGTGTGCAAGCCGGTCTGTTCTCGACCATGTCGTCCCCACGCCTACTGCTTTTCTCCTGAACAATGCATTTGCCAACTGGGCTACATGTCCGACGGAAAGGATCAGTGCAAACCCATCTGTCCCGGAGGTTGCACCAACGGCGATTGCATTGCACCGAGAACCTGCCGATGTAAACCTGGCTACACCCTGACGGACCTGAAGCAATGCGTTCCTACTTGCGAGGGCGGGTGTCCTCACGGTGAATGCACCGCTCCTGGTGTCTGCACCTGCTACACGGG GTACGTGAACCCACCAGGTGAGACGGAGGCTTGCATCGCGCACTGTCCTGATGGTTGCTTGAACGGTGAGTGCACATCTCCAGGAGTCTGTACATGCAGGCCAGGAATGACTCAGGACAGCAGCGGGAGATGCATCGCTCAGTGTGATGGTGGGTGTCCCAACGGCTACTGCGTGGGGCACAACAAGTGCGAATGCAATTCCGGGTTCGTGCTCGATCCTGCGACGGGGAGGTGCTCCGGTACCTGCCAGCACCCTTGCCTAAACGGAGAGTGCACCGGAGCCAACGTCTGTACTTGTAAACAAGGCTACGTCCTCGACTCGTCTGACCCAACCCGCAGCAGGTGTGTCGCGTTTTGCCCCAATGGATGTCCTAACGGTGTTTGCTCTGGACCAAACTTCTGCATCTGTAGTCCTGGCTTCATCAAGGATCGTGGTGTCAAGGGACGCCAGCGCTGCGTGCCTCGGAAttag